In Hemicordylus capensis ecotype Gifberg chromosome 17, rHemCap1.1.pri, whole genome shotgun sequence, the DNA window gaagccagagagggaactgggaaccttctgctcttcccagagcggctccatcccctaagtgggggagtctcttccagtgctgctcacacatcaagtctcccattcatatgcaactagggcagaccctgcttagctaaggggacaagtcatgcttgctgccacaagaccagctctcctctctgactgctcttttaaaagttgccagagatggggaggttcttatttcaacagggagcacattccaaagccttgggacagcaatAGAGaagcttttaatttaatttaatttaattatttaactttatctatctatctatctatctatctgtctaaaccactttggaaacttttgttgaaaagcagtatataaatacttgtcgtaTTTGCATAAGCCAGCTGCAGTGGGTGGGTACCATCTGGAGCAATGAATGCTCATTGCGATTTTTGGCAAGgtctaccaccttaagtggcgcagtggggaaatgccggtttgaatataggaagatgctgaagagcatcatctcatactgcgcgggaggaggcaatggtcaacccctcctgtattctaccaaagacaaccagagggctctgtggtagccaggagtcgacagcaaccTTTACCTTAcaccctatattgggcagcagggatataggaagatgctgaaaggcatcatctcatactaagcaggagatggcaatggtcaacccctcctgtattctaccaaagacaactacgggCCCTAGtatggacctctctaagaccagggaccgaaagaagggcaacctgagaagatctcaatTGACCAGGGCTGGGATCTCCAAATCCCAGATTCTGTTCTCCGCCACTAACCTCACGGAATCTCAGCCTGTGATCTtccagctgaactacaactcccatcacaatttattgtggctggggatgatgggagttgtcgtacagcaacatctagaggacaACGGGTCCTCAACTGTGCCCTGGCCCCACCCTAATTTTTGAAAGGCtctctttccccatttccctAGGTTACGCCATTATCCAGCATCCGAGGACATGGCAGTTGTTAGTCAAGCTTCACAATCTGGAGACTCAAGAAGCCGTCTTAAGAGTGTGCATCCTCGCAAGCGGGGTCATTGCTTTTGCCGACTTCATCCAGGTCCCGCAGAAGGAGAAGGTAAGGAGAGTCCAGAAACACCTACCTGCTCTGGGCAGATCTACACCTCAGTAGCTTATTCCCTCACCACAGGAACTGCAGTTATGCAAAGAGACGAGGCGAGAGAGAAATCTCACCAAACTATAATTCCCAGGGTCTTTTAGGAGCTGGGAATTATAGTTGGGCATGGAGACAAGAACTATTTACTGCACACCTGAAACATGATGTTCCAAGATGTGGTTTTAGAGTCTACGTTGCTCTTGCTTCTCGGAGTTAGCAAAGCAAGGATGTAGCCatgattgagcagatgggttcaaatcaGCTCCTAAGGGGccccccctattttcttcattatcttcctcactccgaggaaccgtcagggagaggggtgaacacgggtcccctctcccgTAGCTACGCCCATATAGCGAAGGATTATAAACTTGAGTTAAAACAACGATCGGTCAGTGAAGAAGCAGTAGACAGATCTGAACATTTCCTATTAAGTTTCCTGTTAAGAGAGGATGAGGATGCTGAAATGTCTCACTAAGCTGTGACTTAGTGTAGTCACGAAAAATTTTAGGAtttgagagagagaacaaacctTCTCTAAAGGATCCAGAGGAGATCCAAATCCCTATTTGGGTTGCTTTCAGACGACTCGACGGACTTTTTTCTTACCTTACAGTttgaggtcatacacacaatctaaaactgtgttctgcccagatttgggagctgggtgtgctcccgattttcagttgtgtggaagcaaggtgggaggaaaacctgggtagcttttcctctgaccttgcttccacacagccaaaaattagaagcgcacacagctcccaaactggatcgaacacagtttttgattatgtgaatgacctctttataaGTAAGTAAAATGTTCCTTGAACCTCTTTCATGAAATGCCCAGTGTAATCAATGCAATGTTTCAGTGTCTTAAGTTTTGCCTATTTTTGAGcttagagccctgtggttgtctttggtagaatacaggaagggttgaccattgcctcctcccgcacagtgtgagatgatgcctttcagcatcttcctatatcactgctgcccgatataggagtttcccatattctgggaaacacaccagcggggatttgaaccggcaaccttctgcttgttagtcaagcgtttccctgctgcaccacttaaggtggctatatATGTTGCACAGGAAGCTACATAAGTAAGCTGCTATTTTTATGGAAGTTTTTTAAACATTTCGTCCTTACAACACCCTCATACGGAATATGAACTCACATGTGATGTAATTTTTGGACTGGAGCCTTGCACACATTGGTTTCTTGATGCAGCTCACAGCTCATCTAAATCCTGGGGTATAAAGTTTTATGCACCAAAGTCAAccgggggagagctggtcttgtggaagcaagcatgacttgtccccttagctaagcagggtccgccctggttgcatatgaatgggagactagaagtgtgagcactggaagatcttcccctcgggggatgcagccactctgggaagagcagaaggttacaagtatccctccctggcagcatcttcaagataaggctgagagagactccttcctgcagccttggagaagctgctgccagtctgtgaagacaatactgagctagatggcagtatatggcagcttcctacgttcctatgtaggATGCAGTCAAAAGAAACTtttgaggagggctggtcttgtggtagcaagcatgacttgtccccttagctaagcagggtctgtcctggtttacatttgaatgggagacttgatgtgtgagcactggaagagattccccttaggggatggagccactctgggaagagcatctaggttccaagttccctccctggcagcatctccaagatagggctgggagagattcctgcctgcaaccttggagaagctgctgccagtctgggtagacaatactgagctagatggaccaagggtcggactcagtatatggcagcttcctatgttcctaactcttaTCACCCCCACTCTCTTTTTAAATCAACAATTTTTATCGCAAGGCAGCATGTGGTTTATGACTTGACTgtttcccctgcccaccctgATCCAGCTCTCCCTGCCTGACATCTGTGTTTCCCGCCCCCAGGCtggaatggggtggggagaaatagaggtGGGGGGAACCTTCCTTTCTTACATGGCCAATTTTGCTTCATTTCTCAGGGGGTGTTCTTCCACATTCTGAACTTGACCAATGTTACGGGCCTCATCGTTGCAAAATGTATTCTCATAGCCAGGAGGAGGGCCATGGAGCAGAGAGCCATATACTTATGCAACAGGGGAATAATGTTTGGGACTATTCCGGCATCACAGAGGACCTTCCGATGCGAATTCAGCGGTGGAGAGAATTCAGGCCGGATGGAGCCGTGTCGTAACGAACAAATGACGTGACCGCCGGCCTTGAAGTTGGGGTTGAAGGGAGAGAACAAGAATCGTTTAATAATAAATCATTTGCGGTCATTAAATTTACTTAAAGCCAAGAGTTCACGTAGGATCGTGTCTGGGAGTCTGCAGTACAAAGCAGAAAGTCCactggtttgaatctggttcctGGCAAAGGCGTtcgaaagtaaagtgtgccgtcgagtcggtgtcgccttcttttgttttaactaacgttttattttttctgtttttactatgttgtaaaccgcccagacacatacgtttggggcagtataaaaatgtgctaaataaataaagagaaagcgGGGAGGTTGGGTCAAGCAACTGCAGAGGAAGGGTAAAGAGCTGTTCAGAGagactaacccccccccccaaaaatacTCCGATGCCCTCCTCTTTCTGGCTTTGGGGGCATTTCCCTCCACATATTCCCAAATTGCTCTCTGTAATTGTGGTTGCTAAAGGCTTTAGTTTAAACACAGAAGACAGACAATGGCGGGCAATCACATTTTGCACTTTTGCTTTTACTCTCCGAAAATAAGGACCAGTCCCACAGATGAGACCCTCTTCCCTTGACCCCAACAATGGGGATCCGATACAATATGCATGAAGCCtctaaacattattattattgacattttctatcccgctcgtcctcccaggagcccagagcggtgtgctacacacTTAAGttccttctcacaacaaccctgtgaagtaggctatgcggagagagaagtgactggcccagagtaacccagcaagtatcctggctgaatggggatttgaactcaggtctccccggtcacCGAACATGAAGTTTGGGAAAATAAAAATGACGAATTCAGCTTCTTGTGGCTCTCTGGAAGCAAGCTCCACATCCTCTTCCACACAGGCATCTTGAAAACACGTCTTTGGTTGCATATCACATTCTTTAGCAGAAAAAAGGAAATGCATcttttgatacacacacacatgctttcccctgtgtgcgcgcacacaaacacacagagtacAGTAAGGAGATTTTGCGACCACAAAGTTCTTCCCAGAGGTAGAACTGGTCTTTTTTATTCACTGCATACACAAAAGAGGGTCAGTTTCAGCCATCCGACAACAAGACGGTTGCCGATAGATTCTACAATCAAATGAAAACCAGTTCCATTCCATTTCCTAGAGGCCCAAAGTACAAACCATTCCCCCCACATCATTTTCAAACTGTTCCCTTTttctgtagaccaggggttcccaatcagGGGGTCACtagctgttgtactacaactcccatcaccccctgccaccgtggcagggggtgatgggagttgtagtgcaacagctGGCAACCCCTTCCATGGGCAAACACTGTGCAAAGcccctttctccccactccccaagcAGACTCTGTTCATCTGTGGCCAGCCTCAGCCCATATATCCAATATTCCCAATCTCTTTGGCCTACAAGTCACACATGACATTATTTGAGGTTCAGCCAATCCGATGTGTGTTTCCTTCATAGCAGGCCCCATTTTCCAGGGAACCAGTTCACATGTTTCAGTTGCCAGTCAGATGCACCCAGTGGAGGCGGAGGGGGGAAGCGGCAAAAGGGGGGGAAGTTAGCCGGGGTAACTAACCATAGGCGGGGCTAACAGTCGGCAGACCCAACCCTAAGGAAGAAGCAGCCCGTGGTTTTCTCCATCTACAAAATGGTTTACTTGTCTCAAGCAAAATCTCTCTAGGC includes these proteins:
- the LOC128338998 gene encoding uncharacterized protein LOC128338998 isoform X2; translation: MATRGEKRAQYEAVLVGLPSSSRCCALNGCNHKKDSPVYFRLRHYPASEDMAVVSQASQSGDSRSRLKSVHPRKRGHCFCRLHPGPAEGEGGVLPHSELDQCYGPHRCKMYSHSQEEGHGAESHILMQQGNNVWDYSGITEDLPMRIQRWREFRPDGAVS
- the LOC128338998 gene encoding solute carrier family 2, facilitated glucose transporter member 6-like isoform X1, whose translation is MDATIRKILLFISAGKIFISVFVLALYVALIALQHNDLLVLIVEGSYGSVTLTPTGVMFLTLYFIVVFSIGYAIIQHPRTWQLLVKLHNLETQEAVLRVCILASGVIAFADFIQVPQKEKGVFFHILNLTNVTGLIVAKCILIARRRAMEQRAIYLCNRGIMFGTIPASQRTFRCEFSGGENSGRMEPCRNEQMT